Genomic segment of Hydra vulgaris chromosome 11, alternate assembly HydraT2T_AEP:
TGACTAGGTATCACAGATATTTCGATATAGAAGGCCGGGATATACTGAGGGATAATCGTTTGAACAGACAttgattttattacaattagtgacctatataaacaaaaaattaaaaaatttagaaggaAATTTCAGTTAAACAGATCATAAACGAATTTAAGAGATTTTGCGTTTATATAAGAACCTGCTCTTTTGATATTGCATTATGCATTGCATTTGTCCCTCGTCTATTTCCTCTAATGTCTAAAAAGACGTTAAACTGGTAAGATTTTTGtaaccaataacaacaataaaactaataaacttagaatattaaataaaaaaattcttgtactACACataaagcatagaaaaaaaaatccttattttaaaagaagttcTTAAAATCTATCTTACTTACCTCATCGTAAAAAAGCTCTTCCCCGTTTACTTGAAGAGAGGGGATACCACTTCTATTACTACAGCTTACATTTGGATTTCTAATGATAAGCTCACTTTGAGTTTGGCAATCGCCTGACTTCAGTTCACTTGGGTTGTCTTGACAAACATTAGGCAAGCTACTATAAGTGCTCATTGATGgacttttttcaacttttttaaaatgaatgtgTTGGGTGCTggaacatctttttaaaaatttaacatctcTAGAATTCAGCAAATCAATTTTAGAAGGCCaagaacaattaaatttctttttatcgaGTCTCtgtaaataaattagttttgatttttaaatatatatatatatatatatatatatatatatatatataatttattgttatttgatTGACCTTTGCCACGAGTACtctgtgtgtgagtgtgtgttcGTGAGTGCGTGTGTGTACGTTTGTAAGTGTGCACGAAAGTTACATGTGCACAGTTAAAAATTAAGTGATAAACGTCATtgtactatttaaaatattggattaactttaaaatataataaagttattaaaaatctttgctattttaaaaaaacaataaaaaaaaagaagataaatttagataacattgtttttcaaatatacgTTGGCGTGTTTAAATTGTAGATTAAATGCAAACAACACGCTTATGAAAAATGTAAATAGCACTTGAGAAGTAAGAAAACGTTTATAAACCAAACcgatattttaaactttttaggtCTTTATTTACAAtggttattataaaaaattatgttatttaaaataatattagaaatgataattattagtttttaaaaaatcaaaatttgattttttatttataacacggtggcttattttttttatttaaaaatgattccaTTCATTCTCAGAAGTATTTTATTTCGGAAAAAATGAATACGTTTTTGCAATAGGAAACAAaacgattttgtttttaataagaaatcaaaaacaaaagtaaactatgaataaaaataagtgcAACTAATTGATTATAATTGAAttgaatgttaataaaaaacaaaaaataacaagtaaaattaaaaacgaacttttaaaattcgatgcttttatatgttattaaaacacaaattttgcaatcaattttttctgataCTACTATTTTATTAAGCCATTGCGGTTTAATTTacttttcataaagttttgCTAATCCCATATAAAAGTTCTTCTTCTtcccatataaaaaaataaacttaactaaaattaactaattaacttattgcaaaactaattattgaatattgtatcGTCATCAACCAAGAGAATGTATGCAAAATTTAAGGAAAATATCATCAGGAAGTGacttacaacaacaaaaaaagaagaagaacaaCAAAACAACGAAAAGCAAATTAAGTTAGAAATGTGAAgcaataaataagttttaaaggTAAATATTTTAGGGATTTATGTCtgttatttgtgttaataaaaagagttaattcatttgttaaaaaattatatgtgaactttttagctattttatttttatgaaaagcaaatatattcaattaaaattagttatttttaattgattacaattgttattttaaataacatgttCTCCTAAGACTATTTCCGCAGTTGTAAtgagtttaaaagttatttgcgTTAAGCCATGattatatctatctatctatctatctatctatctatctatctatctatctatctatctatctatctatctatatatatatatatatatatatatatatatatatatatatatatatatatatatatatatatatatatatatacacaaaattatattattggtttaaaaaaaaaagctaataacataaactttaaatacaattataaaacattaaagaaaaaaaaagtttttcttaaattttaaaatttaaaaattttagttattttaaaaaattgaatcaaaCTTAACTAAATAATAGCTTTATATCATCATAACATACAactattatttgaattattcaACCCATGATGATAAATTAACTTTGATCAAAAGAGAAACAACTTCGTAGTCTAAAGCAAGGTGACAaacatatttatacatttaaatcaagttttaaaatattaaaccttttttaattattaattttattttaccaacaaattataaaactaataagttttgcataattttagttttataaaaatgtttttatcttaaaatgtaagattttatctttttctatgaatgaacttaaaaattaaaactattctCAAGCTAAACCTCATAATAGTCTTATGGCATTAGCCCAAGTTGTCAAATTATGGCATCAGCCTAAGTTgtcaaattaattaaagagCGATCAGTTAAACAGGCTtcatattattacaataaaataaagctaaaatgaattcaaaaaggctataaacaaacagtttttttaaaaaaactaatctaaATTAGCCATGCACATCTAtaggtttttaataaacaacCGTGTACAGTATGTCATTTTAAcgatttagatgaaaaaaattcCGAATGCAAAAGTTTACTATATATTTGCTTATTTATAGAGTACTTATCGTCATCGTtattataaaatgcaaaataacgaaaataaaataagtaaatcaaaaatttacttatttataagttgaaagttttttctacattaaaataacaaaataataataaaataaagtataactCAATTAGACAGTATTTCTGGTAATGACAAATTTTTCGAATGAATCATCAGATAAGGGATTGCAGCTGATATTTCAGCTTCCTGATCAACTTCAGCTGCGATGCTGATGCTAACTGGGGTCAATTTAATCACCTTGAGAGAGATTCAGCGAGGAGGAATTACTCCTGTTCTCCTAACGTTTTATGTGAGTGAGGTTGACCGAATTTCTCCTATTTTTACGTGAGtggattttaaagatttatttttagatctaatattaataaaatctcATTAAATTACATACTGCTATGACAAATAGTAAAACTACGCAAATTAATTCTTGCGcaatatttctttcaatttGGTATTTGCGGCATATATAAATAACtgtataatactatatatatatatatatatatatatatatatatatatatatatatatatatatatatatatatatatatatatatatatatatatatatatatatatatatatatatatatatatatatatatatatatatatatatatatatatatatatatatatatatataatatatgtatatatatacacacacacacacacacacatatatatatatatatacatatatatatatatatatatatatatatatatatatatttatatatatatatatataaattagtagaaaatcacttttttttttctactaatttatatatatatataatatatatatatataatatatatatatatatatatatatatatatatatatatatatatatatatatatataatatatatatatatatatatatataatatatatatatatataatatatatatatatatatatatatatatatatatatatatatatatatatatatatatatatatatatataatatatatgtctatatatataaattagtagaaaatcacttaacaaaaatttttctcatttttctcatttttttcctcaatttttaagtgattttctactaatttataattgctctgttcttttaaaaacattgagtactctattttgtagaatacaatttaaaattgtttatatatatatatatatatatatataaatatatatatatatatatatatatatatatatatatatatatatatatatatatatatatatatatatatatatatatatatatatatatatatatcttgacatgtttcgtagTTAACgtattacattttcaaaagataaaattacaatttaaaactctggatataaatataaaatcaaaatttgaagaTATTACAGAGAAATATTAACAGACAAATAGAATTGTTACAAACCAATAagaattataatacaaattatgaTACCGTAAATTTGtctatctagtttttttttttattattttttattttttttagtttacttatattttattttcatttttcattttggtaaggatggtgtcactcaaacagaattctgatcaaaggagtgacgtCATTTCTATTAGTTTGTAACAATTCTATTTGTCTGTTAATATTTCTTTGTAATGtcttcaaattttgattttgcaacaacaacaacaaaaacaagatatttattttccttttttaaatcatacaataatattataataataataaatataataataataataataacaataataattatagtagTAATAAATTTCATAACTTGATTGTagtaagcaaaaataattgcttaataaaataataataataataataataattatatatatatatagatatatatatatatatatatatatatatatatatatatatatatatatatatatatatatatatatatatatatatatatatatgtgtgtgtgtgtgtgtatatatatataaatgataataatatcaaataatataataatgagtaaattaattataagtatttaataataataactaaatgatTGGTAAGGATGGTGTCACTCAAACAGAattctgatcaaaggagtgacgtcagtttttaaatataatatgattAATAATAAGCATACACACATAGAACataaagaaagtaaacatttaaaaatcatactttgatgataataataaaaaataaacaaacaagaagTTAATGATAATAGTTGTAgtaatcataattaaaaaaaaaaagagtatattttaaatatttagtggAAATCATGTCAATAAGttagaatatagtttttatagacTGACGTTGAGAGGACATCAATTTTTTGATGTAATACTTGTCATTTTGACCCCAAATTTGACAACTGTAACTaagatgtaataaaaataatgcacaGTAAATATTCTTTAGTGTGAAATTATCGAAACAATAATGAATTATTGAAAGTGCGCCGTTAGCTCGAGTTAGTTTCTTGCGTAGCTCGTCAATATGAAAATGCCACGAGAGATTGCAGTCGATCAAAACACCgagatatttaataacttatgtaGAATATAAccgtttattattaattttaactttaattttagaattgttattttgattgtgtttttttatagaagatgaaaaaaagataagttcagttttttttgcgtttaaacATATTAGGGTAGCATTTAACCAGTGAGCAATACCTTTTCGATCCGAATTTGTGTTTTTACATAGAGAAATGTACGATTTTTTGGTATGTAATAGGTTTGTGTCATAAGCAAAGAGATAAATTGACGAGAAGCGAATAGAGTTGTTTATgtcattaacataaattaagaGCAAAAGAGGACcaagaaccttgaggaacaccgcaCTCAACAGACTTATTAGTAGAATTATAACCATTAATACTTACAAATCGTTTCCGATCTGTAAAATAAGAGCAAAACTAGTCACGTACAACACCACGAATgttctaatttatataattgtaataatctataaaaataacacaaacaAAATGACCAGTGTCGAGAGCTTTCCTGATTTTTTCGTTTATACTTATCAATGCATGGCAGGTAGAATGTTTTGAacgaaaaccaaattgaaattcatttaaacagttaaaagagTTAAGAAAAGAGTGCACTCTagaatacataattttttcaaatagtttactaatgttagataaaagagaaataggtCGTAGTTAGTACATAAAAGTTTAGAgccgtttttaaatattggaacaACACAAGATAATTTTAGAACATTCGGAAAAGTTCCATTTACGaatgatatattaaatagtttagaaaaaatatttgaaaattcatAGTTAAAATCGATAAGAATGTTTGTGGGAATGCTATTTGGGCCTATTGATTTTCTCGgcttcaaattaaatataagagATGAAACTACAGGAATATTTATTGGAGATAGGACTAGACTATGTAAATTTggatatttaagatattttgcATAGTTTATGTAAGACGAATGAATATTGGATTTAGGTTTTTGTGCGAGGTTAGTAAAAAAAGGGTTAAACTTTTCAGAGATAAGATTTGGTTCAGTTATATATCTTTCATTATCTTGTAAACAGTTGGGAGATGAGTGATTAgagtttttgacatttattaaattattaatttctttcCAAATTTCGCGaagaatttttacattttttgttaagtactttttaaaatgcatttttttactgAACTTAGGGTAATTATCATGTATTTATATTGTTTgaaagcagttttaaatttgtttatgttcctaatatcttttgattttaacatttcttttttttatatttatatccagagttttaaattgtaattttatcttttgaaaatatagtaTGTTAACTGCGAAACAtgtcaagattaaaaaatattgcgtttttctttaaaatatgttcACATTTATTGCTATTACATA
This window contains:
- the LOC100201455 gene encoding uncharacterized protein LOC100201455 isoform X5: MSTYSSLPNVCQDNPSELKSGDCQTQSELIIRNPNVSCSNRSGIPSLQVNGEELFYDETLEEIDEGQMQCIMQYQKSRSLIVIKSMSVQTIIPQYIPAFYIEISVIPSHENQVWCSRVYPSKDGIIDITINEMFEIQANDEDIKQRSLIISVNPIIGNFKLYAETDLAYLDTPNAQEIYLGGFLKGVYTLSC
- the LOC100201455 gene encoding uncharacterized protein LOC100201455 isoform X4, whose protein sequence is MIFYRLDKKKFNCSWPSKIDLLNSRDVKFLKRCSSTQHIHFKKVEKSPSMSTYSSLPNVCQDNPSELKSGDCQTQSELIIRNPNVSCSNRSGIPSLQVNGEELFYDETLEEIDEGQMQCIMQYQKSRSLIVIKSMSVQTIIPQYIPAFYIEISVIPSHENQVWCSRVYPSKDGIIDITINEMFEIQANDEDIKQRSLIISVNPIIGNFKLYAETDLAYLDTPNAQEIYLGGFLKGVYTLSC